Proteins encoded together in one Deinococcus radiopugnans ATCC 19172 window:
- the apaG gene encoding Co2+/Mg2+ efflux protein ApaG, with translation MSQPPGPQRPTPTNVGPAPDIDVSVQVTHLAAQSTPERRVFTYVIRIENRSDQTWKLLARHWSIVDAHGHEIQVDGDGVVGEQPVIAPGGTFVYDSFVTVEATPGRMGGHYTMQDAWGTQVRVPVPTFMLDVPGQRTLN, from the coding sequence ATGAGCCAGCCTCCCGGTCCACAGCGCCCCACCCCCACCAATGTCGGTCCTGCGCCGGACATCGACGTCAGTGTGCAGGTCACGCATCTGGCCGCCCAGAGTACTCCGGAACGGCGGGTCTTCACGTACGTGATCCGCATCGAGAACCGCAGTGACCAGACCTGGAAACTGCTCGCGCGGCACTGGAGCATCGTGGACGCGCACGGCCACGAGATTCAGGTGGACGGCGACGGCGTGGTGGGCGAGCAGCCGGTGATCGCGCCGGGCGGCACTTTCGTCTACGACTCCTTCGTGACCGTGGAGGCCACGCCGGGGCGCATGGGCGGCCATTACACCATGCAGGACGCCTGGGGCACGCAGGTGCGGGTGCCGGTTCCCACCTTCATGCTGGACGTGCCGGGGCAGCGGACGCTGAACTAG
- the queA gene encoding tRNA preQ1(34) S-adenosylmethionine ribosyltransferase-isomerase QueA, which translates to MPDPNLHDADAVLARLNFTLPPERIAQTGAEPRDSSRLMVVGPHEISPHVFSDLPTLLRPGDLLVFNQSRVIPARVMARKPVTPEGHGGGAVEVMLLREEENNVWSAYLKPARRAGKELWLGEHRAEVVGILEDGARLLRFEHDLKPHLDEIGRLPLPPYIDAGDDDEVWRERYQTVYARDPGSVAAPTAGLHFTPNLLSTLDAMGVERCAVTLHVGAGTFRPITGSVADHTMHAERYVVSEATAKAINRARAQGRRVVAVGTTTVRTLESAWDGTAVQAGEGDTRIFITPGTQVRVPDLLLTNLHLPGSTLLLLVAAFAGEDRIRAAYDAALAGDYRFYSLGDAMLLENRRGDTSG; encoded by the coding sequence ATGCCTGACCCGAACCTCCATGACGCGGACGCCGTGCTGGCCCGCCTGAACTTCACGCTGCCGCCGGAACGCATCGCCCAGACCGGGGCCGAGCCGCGCGATTCTTCCAGGCTGATGGTGGTGGGGCCGCACGAGATTTCGCCCCACGTCTTCAGCGACCTCCCCACGCTGCTGCGCCCCGGCGACCTGCTGGTTTTCAACCAGAGCCGGGTGATTCCCGCCCGCGTGATGGCCCGCAAGCCCGTGACCCCCGAAGGCCACGGCGGCGGCGCGGTGGAAGTCATGCTGCTGCGCGAGGAAGAAAACAACGTGTGGAGCGCCTACCTGAAACCGGCCAGACGGGCCGGGAAGGAACTCTGGCTGGGCGAGCACCGGGCCGAAGTGGTGGGCATTCTGGAAGACGGCGCACGCCTCTTGCGTTTCGAGCATGACCTCAAGCCGCATCTGGACGAGATCGGGCGGCTGCCGCTGCCGCCGTACATTGATGCGGGAGACGACGACGAGGTGTGGCGCGAGCGTTATCAGACGGTCTACGCCCGCGATCCCGGCAGCGTGGCGGCCCCCACTGCCGGGCTGCACTTCACGCCGAATCTGCTCTCAACGCTGGACGCCATGGGCGTGGAACGCTGCGCCGTGACCCTGCACGTGGGCGCGGGAACGTTCCGGCCCATCACGGGCTCGGTGGCGGACCACACCATGCACGCCGAGCGGTACGTGGTCAGTGAAGCCACCGCGAAGGCCATCAACCGTGCCAGGGCACAGGGCCGCCGCGTCGTCGCCGTCGGGACCACCACCGTCCGCACGCTGGAAAGCGCCTGGGACGGGACAGCGGTGCAGGCAGGCGAGGGCGACACGCGCATCTTCATCACCCCCGGCACCCAGGTGCGTGTTCCGGACCTGCTCTTGACCAACCTTCACCTGCCGGGCAGCACGCTGCTGCTGCTGGTGGCCGCCTTTGCCGGAGAGGACCGCATTCGGGCCGCCTACGACGCCGCGCTGGCGGGCGACTACCGCTTCTATTCGCTGGGAGACGCCATGCTGCTGGAGAATCGGCGGGGCGACACGTCCGGGTAG
- a CDS encoding NYN domain-containing protein, producing MHYVVHRPRVGVFIDTQNLYHSARDLLERTVNFETLLNVAVDGRELLHAISYTVERENEATARPFIYKLSTLGFKVRRMNLHLHHVTDGGKPIYEGNWDMGIVADMVRLMDHLDVVVLGSGDGDFTDIVEVLQERGKRVEVIAFREHTAQKLIDAADRFLHLPDIEGALMPARQRNNAKADEPKPEETVQ from the coding sequence ATGCACTACGTTGTTCACCGCCCCCGCGTGGGCGTGTTTATCGACACCCAGAACCTGTACCACTCGGCGCGCGATCTGCTGGAGCGCACGGTCAACTTCGAGACGCTGCTGAACGTGGCGGTCGACGGACGCGAACTGCTGCACGCCATCTCGTACACGGTAGAGCGCGAGAACGAGGCCACCGCCCGCCCCTTCATCTACAAGCTGTCCACGCTGGGCTTCAAGGTGCGGCGCATGAACCTGCACCTGCACCACGTCACGGACGGCGGCAAGCCCATCTACGAGGGCAACTGGGACATGGGCATCGTGGCCGACATGGTGCGGCTGATGGACCACCTCGACGTGGTGGTGCTGGGCAGCGGCGACGGCGACTTTACCGACATCGTGGAAGTGTTGCAGGAGCGCGGCAAGCGGGTGGAGGTGATCGCCTTCCGTGAGCACACCGCCCAGAAGCTGATCGACGCCGCCGACCGCTTTCTGCACCTGCCCGACATCGAGGGGGCGCTGATGCCCGCCCGCCAGCGGAACAACGCCAAGGCCGACGAGCCGAAGCCGGAAGAGACCGTTCAGTAA
- a CDS encoding glycosyltransferase, with protein sequence MPDLPLSDRRPLRAIFVDVPLIYSSGITQVLSKVARYRPKDVLSVFVASLDVPQKSTVELFESVDARVEHLGNASILQSALRLRKLMRSESLDVVVANSFRSYLVGKVATLFSGTPVVYWIHTINQLKTNPIKNFIFSTLARHDPLIYVSEAVMVNNRPEGYRGEDTIIYNSVEPPENNPDWQPYGGQKRREFGLPEDATVLGYMAHFVYYKDHATLLHTFDVLAKKFPKLYLLLLGNGPDHDAMVRLASQLDSSDRILFLGPRKDARAVLGLVDIYVHVATEEAFGLAVIEAMLAQRPVVAARAFALPELIRDGETGLLFEPRNVQDLAEKVTRLIEDPVYAARLAQAGEEACRRNFPPEPFARQVTTFLQDVTISRSARALLREV encoded by the coding sequence ATTCGTGGATGTTCCGCTTATTTACAGCAGCGGTATTACCCAGGTCCTTTCCAAAGTCGCTCGTTACAGGCCCAAGGATGTGCTGAGCGTTTTTGTTGCCAGCCTTGATGTCCCACAAAAATCGACGGTTGAACTTTTTGAGTCCGTCGACGCGAGAGTGGAACATCTGGGCAATGCCAGCATCCTGCAATCGGCCCTCCGGCTGAGAAAGCTGATGCGTTCGGAATCACTCGATGTCGTGGTTGCGAATTCTTTTCGATCCTATCTGGTCGGGAAAGTCGCCACACTTTTCAGCGGTACGCCGGTGGTGTACTGGATTCACACCATTAACCAGCTGAAGACTAACCCAATTAAGAATTTTATTTTCTCAACCCTGGCCCGGCACGACCCACTGATCTACGTTTCAGAGGCCGTGATGGTCAACAATCGCCCCGAAGGGTATCGTGGCGAAGACACCATTATCTATAATTCGGTGGAGCCTCCGGAAAACAATCCGGACTGGCAACCCTACGGCGGTCAGAAGCGAAGAGAATTTGGTTTGCCGGAAGACGCCACCGTACTCGGGTATATGGCGCACTTCGTGTATTACAAGGATCACGCGACCCTGCTGCACACCTTCGATGTGCTGGCGAAAAAGTTCCCCAAGTTGTATCTGCTGCTGCTCGGCAATGGGCCGGATCACGACGCCATGGTCCGGTTGGCCAGCCAGCTGGATTCCAGCGACCGCATCCTGTTCCTCGGGCCCCGCAAGGACGCGCGGGCAGTGCTGGGGCTGGTCGACATCTATGTTCACGTTGCCACTGAGGAAGCGTTTGGCCTCGCCGTCATTGAGGCCATGCTTGCCCAGCGTCCCGTCGTGGCGGCGCGGGCCTTTGCCCTGCCGGAACTCATCCGCGACGGTGAGACGGGCCTGCTGTTTGAGCCGCGTAATGTGCAGGATCTGGCAGAAAAAGTAACTCGGCTGATTGAGGATCCTGTCTACGCGGCTCGACTTGCCCAGGCTGGAGAAGAGGCCTGCCGACGGAATTTCCCCCCAGAGCCGTTTGCCCGGCAAGTGACCACCTTTCTCCAGGACGTGACGATCTCCCGATCCGCACGCGCGTTACTGAGAGAGGTGTAG